Part of the Nicotiana sylvestris chromosome 2, ASM39365v2, whole genome shotgun sequence genome, gacccatacagatGGTTCCTTCAAGTTGATGTTTATGCCTTCTGAACTTACTGTTACTGCAGATATTGGCTGTTGCACTGTTAAATGAAGTGAACAAGGGAAAGAGTTCTCGGTGGTGGCCCTATCTAAAACACTTCCCTCGCAGCTATGACACACTTGTGGATTTTGGCAAATTCGAGATACAAGCATTGCAAGTTTGTAGCAATCCCTACAAGCTAAaatttatttctttgtttacAAGCAGTCAAGCACTACTATTGTTCATTGCATTGCTAATGTCTGTCATATTAGTTGACTGAAATTCACCACGAAAAGGCTTCATCTGAATTATTTCTAATGATTTTAGATTGATGATGCCATCTGGGCTGCACAAAAGGCTTCTCTGAAGGCCGAAGCAGAGTGGAAAGAAGCTAGTGTGCTTATGCATGATCTCAAGCTCAAGCCACAGCTCCTGACTCTCAAGGCTTGGGTGTGGGCCTCTGGTTCTGTAAGTACGGAATCAACTCATAAGAGctaatttctaaaattattttagttAACCATTTCTTATTAGAAACTTTAACCTCATCACAAGATATATTTATGATGTGCTTGAATCTTGATTCATGGTTGACTTGAGCATTGTCAGTCTTTTCTGTCTTGATGCATGATGTACTTGAACTTTAACCTCATTGCAAGATATATGTATGATGTGCTTGATTCATGGTGGACTTGAGCATTGTCTGTCTTTTCTGTCTTAATTCATGATGTACTTGAACTTTAACCTCATCGCAAGATATACGTATGATGTGCTTGATTCATGGTGGACTTTAGCATTGTCTGTCGTTTCTGTCTTGATTCATGATGTACTTGAGGATTCAGTGTCTGTCCGCTACTTGCTATATTTTCCCcgtttttcttcttattttcataGTTTAACCTAAAAAAGGTTCTCGCTGAAGATATCCTCGCGCACCATGCATATATCTTGGGATGAAGCTGGATGTTTATGCCCTGTGGGAGATTTCTTCAACTACGCAGCACCTGGAGAGGAAACATCTAATTCTGAAGATCAGGTTGCTGGAAAAGCCTTTTCTTTGCAAGAAGACCGTATGCTTAAATCAGCAACTGATTTGGCCGCAGCCCATAGGCTAATAGATGCTGGATATGAGGAAGACGTTTCTTCATACTGTTTCTATGCTAGAAGAAACTACCAGAAAGGAGAACAGGTGATACTGAAATTCTTTCTCCCTTTTAAtactttttcctttctttttgtctGACAGACTGACACTACTAGTATGTGATATTCTGGAAATTAAGAACTACAGAAATGAATGTCATGCATTGAATATCCAGTGTCATTATCAAGACAGTTTGCCATTTCCCCTTTGCATTATTGTTTCTAGCTTGTAAGAGTAGCGCTGATGCCTCTAATGTTATTGATTGATGCAGGTTCTGCTAAGCTACGGAACCTACACAAATTTGGAGCTTCTTCAACATTATGGATTTCTTCTGACTGACAACCTAAATGACAAGGCTTTTATACCTTTAGAACCAGATATGTATTCTCTCTGTTCATGGGAGAATGAGTTACTCTATATTCAGCCAGATGGGAAGCCATCCTTTGCGCTACTATCAACAGTGCGATTGTGGGCAGTCCCTCAAAAAAAGCGCAGGTCCCTTTTACACCTTGTTTATTCAGGAAACCGACTTTCAACACATAATGAAGTTGCTGCAATGAGATGGCTAGCAAAGAAATGCAGAACAACATTGGACATACTTCCAACTACTGCTGAAGAAGACGGTAAGTTACTCATCATCCTTGATAAATTTCAGGATATACATCAACTCGTGGAGATTGAAGAGATGCCGCCACCACTTGCTAGTGAGCTTTGTGCTTTCATGGAAAGCAAGGATATGCTTAGTGAAGACATTTATGTCCTGTCAAGTGTAGCTAGAAGGTCAATAGAGAGATGGAAGTTAGCAATTCAATGGAGACATCACTACAAAAAAATACTTTGCAATTGCATTATACATTGTACCGAGGTTATTAATGAAATTATTTCTTCAAAAGATTCTGAATACGAGGAAATCTTC contains:
- the LOC104241708 gene encoding protein SET DOMAIN GROUP 40, with product MEEALNLKSFLQWAADLGISDTPLTSTPQSDSCLGHSLFLSNFPDAGGRGLAAARDIRKGELILKVPNGALMTSQSLMISDEVLSIVVKKHPSLSSTQILAVALLNEVNKGKSSRWWPYLKHFPRSYDTLVDFGKFEIQALQIDDAIWAAQKASLKAEAEWKEASVLMHDLKLKPQLLTLKAWVWASGSISSRTMHISWDEAGCLCPVGDFFNYAAPGEETSNSEDQVAGKAFSLQEDRMLKSATDLAAAHRLIDAGYEEDVSSYCFYARRNYQKGEQVLLSYGTYTNLELLQHYGFLLTDNLNDKAFIPLEPDMYSLCSWENELLYIQPDGKPSFALLSTVRLWAVPQKKRRSLLHLVYSGNRLSTHNEVAAMRWLAKKCRTTLDILPTTAEEDGKLLIILDKFQDIHQLVEIEEMPPPLASELCAFMESKDMLSEDIYVLSSVARRSIERWKLAIQWRHHYKKILCNCIIHCTEVINEIISSKDSEYEEIFIKPIFK